The segment AGCCGGATGCCATGTAGATAGGACAACTCGGTCGCGATCAGCGTGTAGCCGAGCCAGATCGCAACCGGCCAGACGACCAACCCATATATCCCGAAAGCACCCGCAAGGCGCCACAGCCCGCGCAGGCCCGCGCGCATCAGAGTATCCATCATGCCATGCGCGCCTTCAGGCGATGTCCTCGAAATAGAAAATGTCGCGCCCGATGCCTTCCAGCCCGTGCACCTTCGGAATCGGCGTCAGATAGCGCAGCAGGCTGTGCGGATAGGGAAAGAAATGGAGGTGCGGATTGAAGGTGAAGCGATATTCGCGTTCCTGCGGCACGACGATGATCAGCCGCTTCTCCGCCACGCGGCGCAGTTCGGCGAGCGCGGTCCGGAATTCGAGGATATGTTCGAGCACATGCGTGCAGACCACCGTGTCGAACGCGCCATCTTCGAACGGCAGCTGTTCGACATGACCCTCGACGAAACGAATCTCGGGATGGCGCTGCTTGGTGCCTTCTTCGATGATGAAATCGGTGCCCGTCAGATCGAGATGCGGCATGC is part of the Sphingomonas sp. C3-2 genome and harbors:
- a CDS encoding class I SAM-dependent methyltransferase → MKRETVNAIRTILEEIIPPFIRDSGPMRWLFRRHWGPLVDDIERFRARIPFVTAEEYRSVYERMPRVQDETDNSEACLERIAGTIAGKTVLDVGCGTGYLVHWLKQRMPHLDLTGTDFIIEEGTKQRHPEIRFVEGHVEQLPFEDGAFDTVVCTHVLEHILEFRTALAELRRVAEKRLIIVVPQEREYRFTFNPHLHFFPYPHSLLRYLTPIPKVHGLEGIGRDIFYFEDIA